The Anser cygnoides isolate HZ-2024a breed goose chromosome 19, Taihu_goose_T2T_genome, whole genome shotgun sequence genome contains a region encoding:
- the ACOX1 gene encoding peroxisomal acyl-coenzyme A oxidase 1 isoform X2, translated as MMNADLRRERAAATFQPELLTHILDGGAERTRRRKEIEALVINDPDFQHEDLNFLSRSQRYEQAIRKSSLMVMKLREYGIADPEEIYWFKRTCLGNFPEPFGLHFSMFQKTIESQATDAQKKKWLPLVRGVKIVGTYAQTEMGHGTHLRGLETTATYDPATQEFILNSPTVTSIKWWPGGLGKTSNHAIVLAQLYTQGQCKGLHAFIVPIRQLGTHEPLPGITVGDIGPKFGYDEMDNGYLKMDNFRIPRENMLMKYAQVEPDGTYVKPLSDKLTYGTMVFIRSLIVGDSARSLSRACTIAIRYSAVRHQSELKPGEPEPQILDYQTQQYKLFPLLATAYAFHFVGAYIKDTYRRISGDINEGDLSELPELHALTAGLKAFTSWTANAGIEECRMACGGHGYSRCSGIPDIYVTFTPSCTYEGENTVMMLQTARFLVKSYNQVAAGQRVSGMVSYLNDLSRQRIQPQHVAARTVSVRINDPVSLVEAYKARAARLVEAAAKNLQAELNHRKSKEDAWNRTSVDLVRASEVHCHYVIVKLFTAKLSEISNAAVRAVMTELCLLYALYGISKNAGDFMQAGILTDAQITQVNQRVKELLAIIRPNAVALVDSFDFHDTHLGSVLGRYDGNVYENMFEWAKKSPLNKTEVHESFHKHLKPMQAKL; from the exons ATGATGAACGCGGACCTGCGCAGGGAGCGGGCCGCCGCCACCTTCCAGCCCGAGCTGCTCACCCACATCCTGGACGGCGGCGCCGAGCGCACCCGGCGCCGCAAGGAGATCG AGGCCTTAGTTATTAATGACCCTGACTTCCAGCACGAGGATTTGAACTTCCTCTCCCGCAGCCAGCGCTATGAGCAAGCCATCAGGAAGAGCTCTCTGATGGTTATGAAGTTAAGAGAATATGGCATTGCAGATCCGGAGGAGATCTACTGGTTTAAAAG AACATGCTTGGGCAATTTTCCTGAACCTTTTGGTCTACACTTCAGCATGTTTCAAAAAACCATAGAGAGCCAAGCGACTGATGCTCAGAAGAAGAAATGGCTGCCCCTGGTCCGTGGAGTCAAGATAGTTGGCACCTACGCCCAAACCGAAATGGGACATG gAACTCATCTCCGGGGTCTAGAAACTACAGCTACTTATGACCCCGCTACCCAGGAATTCATCCTCAACAGCCCCACTGTGACCTCCATTAAGTGGTGGCCGGGTGGAC TTGGAAAGACCTCGAACCATGCCATTGTTCTGGCTCAGCTCTACACTCAGGGCCAGTGCAAAGGACTGCATGCCTTCATCGTTCCCATACGGCAGCTGGGCACCCATGAACCTCTGCCAG GTATTACAGTGGGTGACATCGGGCCGAAATTTGGTTATGATGAAATGGATAATGGCTACTTGAAGATGGACAACTTCAGAATTCCTCGGGAAAACATGCTGATGAAATATGCCCAG gtTGAACCAGATGGCACCTATGTGAAACCACTCAGTGACAAGCTAACCTATGGGACCATGGTGTTCATCCGATCTCTCATTGTAGGAGACTCTGCTCGCTCTCTGTCCCGGGCTTGTACCATTGCCATCCGCTACAGCGCAGTGAGACACCAGTCTGAGCTAAAGCCAGG GGAACCAGAACCCCAGATCTTGGATTATCAGACCCAACAGTACAAACTCTTCCCTCTCCTGGCAACAGcatatgcttttcattttgtggGAGCCTACATAAAAGACACCTATCGACGCATTAGTGGAGACATCAATGAAGGGGATCTGAGTGAGCTGCCAGAG CTCCATGCGCTGACAGCAGGACTGAAGGCTTTCACTTCCTGGACTGCCAATGCTGGTATTGAGGAGTGTCGAATGGCCTGTGGTGGGCATGGCTATTCTCGTTGCAGTGGCATTCCGGACATCTATGTCACATTCACCCCATCCTGCACATATGAGGGAGAAAACACAGTCATGATGCTGCAGACAGCCAG ATTCCTTGTCAAAAGCTACAACCAAGTTGCTGCTGGTCAGCGGGTTTCTGGCATGGTGTCCTACCTTAACGATCTCTCCAGGCAACGCATTCAGCCACAGCACGTGGCTGCAAGGACCGTGAGTGTGCGCATTAATGATCCGGTCAGCTTGGTAGAAGCCTACAAAGCACGGGCTGCCCG GCTTGTAGAAGCTGCAGCAAAGAACTTGCAAGCTGAACTGAACCACAGAAAGAGCAAGGAGGATGCCTGGAACAGAACTTCTGTTGACCTCGTGCGAGCATCTGAG GTACACTGTCACTATGTGATAGTGAAGCTTTTCACAGCAAAGCTGTCTGAGATCAGCAATGCAGCAGTCCGTGCTGTCATGACTGAGCTATGTCTCCTGTACGCACTGTATGGGATCAGTAAGAACGCAGGGGATTTCATGCAG gcgGGTATTTTGACAGATGCCCAAATTACTCAAGTCAACCAGCGCGTGAAGGAGCTCTTGGCAATAATTCGTCCCAACGCAGTAGCACTGGTAGACTCCTTTGACTTTCACGACACTCACCTTGGATCTGTGCTTGGCCGGTATGATGGCAATGTCTATGAGAACATGTTTGAGTGGGCAAAGAAATCTCCACTGAACAAAACAGAG
- the ACOX1 gene encoding peroxisomal acyl-coenzyme A oxidase 1 isoform X1: MMNADLRRERAAATFQPELLTHILDGGAERTRRRKEIEALVINDPDFQHEDLNFLSRSQRYEQAIRKSSLMVMKLREYGIADPEEIYWFKSFVHRGRPEPLDLHLGMFLPTLLTQATPEQQDRFFMPAWNLEIIGTYAQTEMGHGTHLRGLETTATYDPATQEFILNSPTVTSIKWWPGGLGKTSNHAIVLAQLYTQGQCKGLHAFIVPIRQLGTHEPLPGITVGDIGPKFGYDEMDNGYLKMDNFRIPRENMLMKYAQVEPDGTYVKPLSDKLTYGTMVFIRSLIVGDSARSLSRACTIAIRYSAVRHQSELKPGEPEPQILDYQTQQYKLFPLLATAYAFHFVGAYIKDTYRRISGDINEGDLSELPELHALTAGLKAFTSWTANAGIEECRMACGGHGYSRCSGIPDIYVTFTPSCTYEGENTVMMLQTARFLVKSYNQVAAGQRVSGMVSYLNDLSRQRIQPQHVAARTVSVRINDPVSLVEAYKARAARLVEAAAKNLQAELNHRKSKEDAWNRTSVDLVRASEVHCHYVIVKLFTAKLSEISNAAVRAVMTELCLLYALYGISKNAGDFMQAGILTDAQITQVNQRVKELLAIIRPNAVALVDSFDFHDTHLGSVLGRYDGNVYENMFEWAKKSPLNKTEVHESFHKHLKPMQAKL, encoded by the exons ATGATGAACGCGGACCTGCGCAGGGAGCGGGCCGCCGCCACCTTCCAGCCCGAGCTGCTCACCCACATCCTGGACGGCGGCGCCGAGCGCACCCGGCGCCGCAAGGAGATCG AGGCCTTAGTTATTAATGACCCTGACTTCCAGCACGAGGATTTGAACTTCCTCTCCCGCAGCCAGCGCTATGAGCAAGCCATCAGGAAGAGCTCTCTGATGGTTATGAAGTTAAGAGAATATGGCATTGCAGATCCGGAGGAGATCTACTGGTTTAAAAG CTTTGTTCATCGAGGACGGCCTGAGCCGCTGGATCTTCATCTGGGCATGTTCCTTCCCACCCTTCTCACCCAGGCAaccccagagcagcaggatcGCTTCTTCATGCCTGCCTGGAACCTGGAGATCATTGGCACCTATGCCCAGACTGAAATGGGCCATG gAACTCATCTCCGGGGTCTAGAAACTACAGCTACTTATGACCCCGCTACCCAGGAATTCATCCTCAACAGCCCCACTGTGACCTCCATTAAGTGGTGGCCGGGTGGAC TTGGAAAGACCTCGAACCATGCCATTGTTCTGGCTCAGCTCTACACTCAGGGCCAGTGCAAAGGACTGCATGCCTTCATCGTTCCCATACGGCAGCTGGGCACCCATGAACCTCTGCCAG GTATTACAGTGGGTGACATCGGGCCGAAATTTGGTTATGATGAAATGGATAATGGCTACTTGAAGATGGACAACTTCAGAATTCCTCGGGAAAACATGCTGATGAAATATGCCCAG gtTGAACCAGATGGCACCTATGTGAAACCACTCAGTGACAAGCTAACCTATGGGACCATGGTGTTCATCCGATCTCTCATTGTAGGAGACTCTGCTCGCTCTCTGTCCCGGGCTTGTACCATTGCCATCCGCTACAGCGCAGTGAGACACCAGTCTGAGCTAAAGCCAGG GGAACCAGAACCCCAGATCTTGGATTATCAGACCCAACAGTACAAACTCTTCCCTCTCCTGGCAACAGcatatgcttttcattttgtggGAGCCTACATAAAAGACACCTATCGACGCATTAGTGGAGACATCAATGAAGGGGATCTGAGTGAGCTGCCAGAG CTCCATGCGCTGACAGCAGGACTGAAGGCTTTCACTTCCTGGACTGCCAATGCTGGTATTGAGGAGTGTCGAATGGCCTGTGGTGGGCATGGCTATTCTCGTTGCAGTGGCATTCCGGACATCTATGTCACATTCACCCCATCCTGCACATATGAGGGAGAAAACACAGTCATGATGCTGCAGACAGCCAG ATTCCTTGTCAAAAGCTACAACCAAGTTGCTGCTGGTCAGCGGGTTTCTGGCATGGTGTCCTACCTTAACGATCTCTCCAGGCAACGCATTCAGCCACAGCACGTGGCTGCAAGGACCGTGAGTGTGCGCATTAATGATCCGGTCAGCTTGGTAGAAGCCTACAAAGCACGGGCTGCCCG GCTTGTAGAAGCTGCAGCAAAGAACTTGCAAGCTGAACTGAACCACAGAAAGAGCAAGGAGGATGCCTGGAACAGAACTTCTGTTGACCTCGTGCGAGCATCTGAG GTACACTGTCACTATGTGATAGTGAAGCTTTTCACAGCAAAGCTGTCTGAGATCAGCAATGCAGCAGTCCGTGCTGTCATGACTGAGCTATGTCTCCTGTACGCACTGTATGGGATCAGTAAGAACGCAGGGGATTTCATGCAG gcgGGTATTTTGACAGATGCCCAAATTACTCAAGTCAACCAGCGCGTGAAGGAGCTCTTGGCAATAATTCGTCCCAACGCAGTAGCACTGGTAGACTCCTTTGACTTTCACGACACTCACCTTGGATCTGTGCTTGGCCGGTATGATGGCAATGTCTATGAGAACATGTTTGAGTGGGCAAAGAAATCTCCACTGAACAAAACAGAG
- the ACOX1 gene encoding peroxisomal acyl-coenzyme A oxidase 1 isoform X5 has product MALQIRRRSTGLKGTHLRGLETTATYDPATQEFILNSPTVTSIKWWPGGLGKTSNHAIVLAQLYTQGQCKGLHAFIVPIRQLGTHEPLPGITVGDIGPKFGYDEMDNGYLKMDNFRIPRENMLMKYAQVEPDGTYVKPLSDKLTYGTMVFIRSLIVGDSARSLSRACTIAIRYSAVRHQSELKPGEPEPQILDYQTQQYKLFPLLATAYAFHFVGAYIKDTYRRISGDINEGDLSELPELHALTAGLKAFTSWTANAGIEECRMACGGHGYSRCSGIPDIYVTFTPSCTYEGENTVMMLQTARFLVKSYNQVAAGQRVSGMVSYLNDLSRQRIQPQHVAARTVSVRINDPVSLVEAYKARAARLVEAAAKNLQAELNHRKSKEDAWNRTSVDLVRASEVHCHYVIVKLFTAKLSEISNAAVRAVMTELCLLYALYGISKNAGDFMQAGILTDAQITQVNQRVKELLAIIRPNAVALVDSFDFHDTHLGSVLGRYDGNVYENMFEWAKKSPLNKTEVHESFHKHLKPMQAKL; this is encoded by the exons ATGGCATTGCAGATCCGGAGGAGATCTACTGGTTTAAAAG gAACTCATCTCCGGGGTCTAGAAACTACAGCTACTTATGACCCCGCTACCCAGGAATTCATCCTCAACAGCCCCACTGTGACCTCCATTAAGTGGTGGCCGGGTGGAC TTGGAAAGACCTCGAACCATGCCATTGTTCTGGCTCAGCTCTACACTCAGGGCCAGTGCAAAGGACTGCATGCCTTCATCGTTCCCATACGGCAGCTGGGCACCCATGAACCTCTGCCAG GTATTACAGTGGGTGACATCGGGCCGAAATTTGGTTATGATGAAATGGATAATGGCTACTTGAAGATGGACAACTTCAGAATTCCTCGGGAAAACATGCTGATGAAATATGCCCAG gtTGAACCAGATGGCACCTATGTGAAACCACTCAGTGACAAGCTAACCTATGGGACCATGGTGTTCATCCGATCTCTCATTGTAGGAGACTCTGCTCGCTCTCTGTCCCGGGCTTGTACCATTGCCATCCGCTACAGCGCAGTGAGACACCAGTCTGAGCTAAAGCCAGG GGAACCAGAACCCCAGATCTTGGATTATCAGACCCAACAGTACAAACTCTTCCCTCTCCTGGCAACAGcatatgcttttcattttgtggGAGCCTACATAAAAGACACCTATCGACGCATTAGTGGAGACATCAATGAAGGGGATCTGAGTGAGCTGCCAGAG CTCCATGCGCTGACAGCAGGACTGAAGGCTTTCACTTCCTGGACTGCCAATGCTGGTATTGAGGAGTGTCGAATGGCCTGTGGTGGGCATGGCTATTCTCGTTGCAGTGGCATTCCGGACATCTATGTCACATTCACCCCATCCTGCACATATGAGGGAGAAAACACAGTCATGATGCTGCAGACAGCCAG ATTCCTTGTCAAAAGCTACAACCAAGTTGCTGCTGGTCAGCGGGTTTCTGGCATGGTGTCCTACCTTAACGATCTCTCCAGGCAACGCATTCAGCCACAGCACGTGGCTGCAAGGACCGTGAGTGTGCGCATTAATGATCCGGTCAGCTTGGTAGAAGCCTACAAAGCACGGGCTGCCCG GCTTGTAGAAGCTGCAGCAAAGAACTTGCAAGCTGAACTGAACCACAGAAAGAGCAAGGAGGATGCCTGGAACAGAACTTCTGTTGACCTCGTGCGAGCATCTGAG GTACACTGTCACTATGTGATAGTGAAGCTTTTCACAGCAAAGCTGTCTGAGATCAGCAATGCAGCAGTCCGTGCTGTCATGACTGAGCTATGTCTCCTGTACGCACTGTATGGGATCAGTAAGAACGCAGGGGATTTCATGCAG gcgGGTATTTTGACAGATGCCCAAATTACTCAAGTCAACCAGCGCGTGAAGGAGCTCTTGGCAATAATTCGTCCCAACGCAGTAGCACTGGTAGACTCCTTTGACTTTCACGACACTCACCTTGGATCTGTGCTTGGCCGGTATGATGGCAATGTCTATGAGAACATGTTTGAGTGGGCAAAGAAATCTCCACTGAACAAAACAGAG
- the ACOX1 gene encoding peroxisomal acyl-coenzyme A oxidase 1 isoform X3, whose translation MAAPGPWSQDSWHLRPNRNGTCFVHRGRPEPLDLHLGMFLPTLLTQATPEQQDRFFMPAWNLEIIGTYAQTEMGHGTHLRGLETTATYDPATQEFILNSPTVTSIKWWPGGLGKTSNHAIVLAQLYTQGQCKGLHAFIVPIRQLGTHEPLPGITVGDIGPKFGYDEMDNGYLKMDNFRIPRENMLMKYAQVEPDGTYVKPLSDKLTYGTMVFIRSLIVGDSARSLSRACTIAIRYSAVRHQSELKPGEPEPQILDYQTQQYKLFPLLATAYAFHFVGAYIKDTYRRISGDINEGDLSELPELHALTAGLKAFTSWTANAGIEECRMACGGHGYSRCSGIPDIYVTFTPSCTYEGENTVMMLQTARFLVKSYNQVAAGQRVSGMVSYLNDLSRQRIQPQHVAARTVSVRINDPVSLVEAYKARAARLVEAAAKNLQAELNHRKSKEDAWNRTSVDLVRASEVHCHYVIVKLFTAKLSEISNAAVRAVMTELCLLYALYGISKNAGDFMQAGILTDAQITQVNQRVKELLAIIRPNAVALVDSFDFHDTHLGSVLGRYDGNVYENMFEWAKKSPLNKTEVHESFHKHLKPMQAKL comes from the exons ATGGCTGCCCCTGGTCCGTGGAGTCAAGATAGTTGGCACCTACGCCCAAACCGAAATGGGACATG CTTTGTTCATCGAGGACGGCCTGAGCCGCTGGATCTTCATCTGGGCATGTTCCTTCCCACCCTTCTCACCCAGGCAaccccagagcagcaggatcGCTTCTTCATGCCTGCCTGGAACCTGGAGATCATTGGCACCTATGCCCAGACTGAAATGGGCCATG gAACTCATCTCCGGGGTCTAGAAACTACAGCTACTTATGACCCCGCTACCCAGGAATTCATCCTCAACAGCCCCACTGTGACCTCCATTAAGTGGTGGCCGGGTGGAC TTGGAAAGACCTCGAACCATGCCATTGTTCTGGCTCAGCTCTACACTCAGGGCCAGTGCAAAGGACTGCATGCCTTCATCGTTCCCATACGGCAGCTGGGCACCCATGAACCTCTGCCAG GTATTACAGTGGGTGACATCGGGCCGAAATTTGGTTATGATGAAATGGATAATGGCTACTTGAAGATGGACAACTTCAGAATTCCTCGGGAAAACATGCTGATGAAATATGCCCAG gtTGAACCAGATGGCACCTATGTGAAACCACTCAGTGACAAGCTAACCTATGGGACCATGGTGTTCATCCGATCTCTCATTGTAGGAGACTCTGCTCGCTCTCTGTCCCGGGCTTGTACCATTGCCATCCGCTACAGCGCAGTGAGACACCAGTCTGAGCTAAAGCCAGG GGAACCAGAACCCCAGATCTTGGATTATCAGACCCAACAGTACAAACTCTTCCCTCTCCTGGCAACAGcatatgcttttcattttgtggGAGCCTACATAAAAGACACCTATCGACGCATTAGTGGAGACATCAATGAAGGGGATCTGAGTGAGCTGCCAGAG CTCCATGCGCTGACAGCAGGACTGAAGGCTTTCACTTCCTGGACTGCCAATGCTGGTATTGAGGAGTGTCGAATGGCCTGTGGTGGGCATGGCTATTCTCGTTGCAGTGGCATTCCGGACATCTATGTCACATTCACCCCATCCTGCACATATGAGGGAGAAAACACAGTCATGATGCTGCAGACAGCCAG ATTCCTTGTCAAAAGCTACAACCAAGTTGCTGCTGGTCAGCGGGTTTCTGGCATGGTGTCCTACCTTAACGATCTCTCCAGGCAACGCATTCAGCCACAGCACGTGGCTGCAAGGACCGTGAGTGTGCGCATTAATGATCCGGTCAGCTTGGTAGAAGCCTACAAAGCACGGGCTGCCCG GCTTGTAGAAGCTGCAGCAAAGAACTTGCAAGCTGAACTGAACCACAGAAAGAGCAAGGAGGATGCCTGGAACAGAACTTCTGTTGACCTCGTGCGAGCATCTGAG GTACACTGTCACTATGTGATAGTGAAGCTTTTCACAGCAAAGCTGTCTGAGATCAGCAATGCAGCAGTCCGTGCTGTCATGACTGAGCTATGTCTCCTGTACGCACTGTATGGGATCAGTAAGAACGCAGGGGATTTCATGCAG gcgGGTATTTTGACAGATGCCCAAATTACTCAAGTCAACCAGCGCGTGAAGGAGCTCTTGGCAATAATTCGTCCCAACGCAGTAGCACTGGTAGACTCCTTTGACTTTCACGACACTCACCTTGGATCTGTGCTTGGCCGGTATGATGGCAATGTCTATGAGAACATGTTTGAGTGGGCAAAGAAATCTCCACTGAACAAAACAGAG
- the ACOX1 gene encoding peroxisomal acyl-coenzyme A oxidase 1 isoform X4 translates to MLKLLCRVVGSIFSVHLDYRTHLRGLETTATYDPATQEFILNSPTVTSIKWWPGGLGKTSNHAIVLAQLYTQGQCKGLHAFIVPIRQLGTHEPLPGITVGDIGPKFGYDEMDNGYLKMDNFRIPRENMLMKYAQVEPDGTYVKPLSDKLTYGTMVFIRSLIVGDSARSLSRACTIAIRYSAVRHQSELKPGEPEPQILDYQTQQYKLFPLLATAYAFHFVGAYIKDTYRRISGDINEGDLSELPELHALTAGLKAFTSWTANAGIEECRMACGGHGYSRCSGIPDIYVTFTPSCTYEGENTVMMLQTARFLVKSYNQVAAGQRVSGMVSYLNDLSRQRIQPQHVAARTVSVRINDPVSLVEAYKARAARLVEAAAKNLQAELNHRKSKEDAWNRTSVDLVRASEVHCHYVIVKLFTAKLSEISNAAVRAVMTELCLLYALYGISKNAGDFMQAGILTDAQITQVNQRVKELLAIIRPNAVALVDSFDFHDTHLGSVLGRYDGNVYENMFEWAKKSPLNKTEVHESFHKHLKPMQAKL, encoded by the exons ATGTTGAAACTCCTATGTAGAGTCGttggctccatcttctctgtCCATCTAGACTATC gAACTCATCTCCGGGGTCTAGAAACTACAGCTACTTATGACCCCGCTACCCAGGAATTCATCCTCAACAGCCCCACTGTGACCTCCATTAAGTGGTGGCCGGGTGGAC TTGGAAAGACCTCGAACCATGCCATTGTTCTGGCTCAGCTCTACACTCAGGGCCAGTGCAAAGGACTGCATGCCTTCATCGTTCCCATACGGCAGCTGGGCACCCATGAACCTCTGCCAG GTATTACAGTGGGTGACATCGGGCCGAAATTTGGTTATGATGAAATGGATAATGGCTACTTGAAGATGGACAACTTCAGAATTCCTCGGGAAAACATGCTGATGAAATATGCCCAG gtTGAACCAGATGGCACCTATGTGAAACCACTCAGTGACAAGCTAACCTATGGGACCATGGTGTTCATCCGATCTCTCATTGTAGGAGACTCTGCTCGCTCTCTGTCCCGGGCTTGTACCATTGCCATCCGCTACAGCGCAGTGAGACACCAGTCTGAGCTAAAGCCAGG GGAACCAGAACCCCAGATCTTGGATTATCAGACCCAACAGTACAAACTCTTCCCTCTCCTGGCAACAGcatatgcttttcattttgtggGAGCCTACATAAAAGACACCTATCGACGCATTAGTGGAGACATCAATGAAGGGGATCTGAGTGAGCTGCCAGAG CTCCATGCGCTGACAGCAGGACTGAAGGCTTTCACTTCCTGGACTGCCAATGCTGGTATTGAGGAGTGTCGAATGGCCTGTGGTGGGCATGGCTATTCTCGTTGCAGTGGCATTCCGGACATCTATGTCACATTCACCCCATCCTGCACATATGAGGGAGAAAACACAGTCATGATGCTGCAGACAGCCAG ATTCCTTGTCAAAAGCTACAACCAAGTTGCTGCTGGTCAGCGGGTTTCTGGCATGGTGTCCTACCTTAACGATCTCTCCAGGCAACGCATTCAGCCACAGCACGTGGCTGCAAGGACCGTGAGTGTGCGCATTAATGATCCGGTCAGCTTGGTAGAAGCCTACAAAGCACGGGCTGCCCG GCTTGTAGAAGCTGCAGCAAAGAACTTGCAAGCTGAACTGAACCACAGAAAGAGCAAGGAGGATGCCTGGAACAGAACTTCTGTTGACCTCGTGCGAGCATCTGAG GTACACTGTCACTATGTGATAGTGAAGCTTTTCACAGCAAAGCTGTCTGAGATCAGCAATGCAGCAGTCCGTGCTGTCATGACTGAGCTATGTCTCCTGTACGCACTGTATGGGATCAGTAAGAACGCAGGGGATTTCATGCAG gcgGGTATTTTGACAGATGCCCAAATTACTCAAGTCAACCAGCGCGTGAAGGAGCTCTTGGCAATAATTCGTCCCAACGCAGTAGCACTGGTAGACTCCTTTGACTTTCACGACACTCACCTTGGATCTGTGCTTGGCCGGTATGATGGCAATGTCTATGAGAACATGTTTGAGTGGGCAAAGAAATCTCCACTGAACAAAACAGAG